In Chitinophaga oryzae, the sequence TCGTAATTAACCTTCGGAATATTCCTGTAACAGTAATCTGTATTTATTCAGTATGCGTGATTTGGAGACAAACCCTACCAGCTTCTTGTCCTGCACCACCGGTAAACTCCATACATCCGCCTCGTCAAATTTTTTGAGTACCAGCGTAATATTGTCTTTTAAAGATACTACTGCCGGCGGAGCTTTCATTAATTTCTTAACAGTCACGGTATCATATAGTTCCGGGCTGAACATGATCGGGCGGATATCGTCGAGTGTGATGATCCCTTCCAGTTTGTCCTGCTGGCTCACCACGGCAATGATGTTGCGCTGCCCGTCTTTCACCAGTTCTATAAGCTGGCGCAGGCTGGCGTCAATATCGATCCGCTGGATATCTTCTTCTACCAGGTCCTGCATACGCAGCATCAGGAGGATATTGCTGTCGTGCGCTTTGGTGAACACCTTGCCCTCTTTGGCTAATGTGATGAGCTCCGGGGAGATAGGCGAAAACCATTTCGCCATCAGGTAGGAAGTGGTAGACACGATCATCAGCGGGATAAACAAGTCGTAGCCGGAGCTGGACTCGGCGATCAGGAAGATGGCCGTCAGCGGCGCATACATCACGCCCGCCATTACCCCTGCCATGCCTACGATAACGAGGTTGGTGACCGGCACGTCGGTAAGGCCTACCTGTGTGCAGAGCATGGCGAAAAAGAAACCGAGGAAGCCGCCGGCAAACAGGGACGGCGCAAAGTTCCCGCCGTTGCCGCCGCTCTGGATGGTGATGGAGGTGGCGAAAGCTTTCAGCAGGCATACGCAGCCGGTGAATACCAGCAGCATCCAGCTCTGCGGCGGGAAATACCCAAAGAAACTGTTTTGCAGGATAACTTCTCCATGGCCTCCGGCCAATGATTTTACGGCGGTATATCCCTCTCCGAACAAAGGAGGCAACGCTACACAAAGCGCGGATACCAACACCCCGCCCAGCATGGCTTTGCGCAGGGCGCTCCACTGCAGCCGTTTAAAGAAATGCTCCACTTTATGCGACAGCACCACAAAATAGCGGGCGTAAAAACCGCATAACAGGCCCAGCACAATATAAAAAGGTACGTTGTGATAGTTGAAAGGCGTCCGGGATTCGAAATGGAAAAGCACCTCCTCCTGTAGAATGATTTTGGAGAGCAGGCTGCCGCAAACGGCGGCCACAATCAACGGCATGAAATCGGAAAATACCACCCCGGTCAGCAAGATCTCAAAGGCAAACATCATCCCGGCGATGGGCGCGTTAAAAGCGGAGGCGATGCCCGCCGTGGCGCCGGCTGCCAGTAACAGGGTGCGCTCCTTGTATCCCAGCGAATAGGTACGGGCATAGTTGGACCCCAACGCCGCGCCGGTAACGGCAATAGGACTTTCCAGCCCCGCAGAACCACCAAGACCAACGGTCACCGCGCTTTGCAGTATCTGGGAATACATCTTCACCGGCGGTATAATACTGGAGTTCTGGGCGATCTCATGCAGTATCGCCGGAATCCCTTTACGGGACTGCCCCTTGAAAAAGAAAATAACGATCAGGGTGGTCAGCACAATCCCCAGAAAAGGAAAGACTACATAAAAAATAACCTGCGTGCTGAAATGTACCTTGTAGGTAATAACATAATGGATATAGTGGACCAGCATTTTGAGCACCACGCCTGCCAACCCGGCGGAACACCCGACCAGGATACCGGACAGGAGCAGGAACTGATTGCGGTTGAGCTTGCTGTGAAGCCAGTGCAGGAGCAACTCATAGCTTTTGGCTTTACGGAGGCTGTATTGTTCGAAATCCCGTTTAAACCTGAAAAAACCATGGTACTTCCGGATGCGGCTAAATTGACTCATGGCGCAAATTTAAAGATCAGAGCTCAATCAACCCATAAACTTTATCATTCATGTACGGGCCGCCGGGATGTCTGGCGGTATAATCAAGGTTGATCCAGTACTCTCCTTTCAGCTCGTGGTAATACAGTTCTTTGATGACGGGTTTGGGAAACAGCGTGATGATGGCCTGTTTCATGATCTCGAAATCTTCCTTGTCGCCACAATAGAGCTCAGGGTAAGCGTGCCCTTTGATCAGTACAATACGGCAGCGCGCCCCGATAGACTGCAGGCAGGAAGTCATCAGGATGGAATGATCGTCGCAATCGCCCCCAAGGCCGTTCAGGATAGTTTCCTGTGGCGTGGCGAAGTATTCGTCACGACGGGAGTCGAGCACATATTTGAAATTACCGTTGATATACCGGAAGAGGGACAGAAAGCGGGTGATCTTCCCGAACTTATAAAAATACTCGTCGTAGTAGTCCAGTGAATGTTTCACGGAGAAGTTGCGGACCACGGAATCCTGGTAGTTGACTTTCTCCCGGATGCCCCGTACCGTTTTGTCGCGGTAACTTTCCACACGGCGCGGATACAAACTGAGGATGTCCAGCTGTTTGCTGTCT encodes:
- a CDS encoding transglutaminase-like domain-containing protein, whose protein sequence is MHSIMAIDESKYTTSTQLLLNILSLLTLLPLAPFINRFLPPIVAGGFHLDLAVSFLISLLVVYALRWFFRPLIIPAFLLVCSILLFNKYRDDYTFTNVLNDYKGMVQGNWGTKDSKQLDILSLYPRRVESYRDKTVRGIREKVNYQDSVVRNFSVKHSLDYYDEYFYKFGKITRFLSLFRYINGNFKYVLDSRRDEYFATPQETILNGLGGDCDDHSILMTSCLQSIGARCRIVLIKGHAYPELYCGDKEDFEIMKQAIITLFPKPVIKELYYHELKGEYWINLDYTARHPGGPYMNDKVYGLIEL
- a CDS encoding chloride channel protein, whose amino-acid sequence is MSQFSRIRKYHGFFRFKRDFEQYSLRKAKSYELLLHWLHSKLNRNQFLLLSGILVGCSAGLAGVVLKMLVHYIHYVITYKVHFSTQVIFYVVFPFLGIVLTTLIVIFFFKGQSRKGIPAILHEIAQNSSIIPPVKMYSQILQSAVTVGLGGSAGLESPIAVTGAALGSNYARTYSLGYKERTLLLAAGATAGIASAFNAPIAGMMFAFEILLTGVVFSDFMPLIVAAVCGSLLSKIILQEEVLFHFESRTPFNYHNVPFYIVLGLLCGFYARYFVVLSHKVEHFFKRLQWSALRKAMLGGVLVSALCVALPPLFGEGYTAVKSLAGGHGEVILQNSFFGYFPPQSWMLLVFTGCVCLLKAFATSITIQSGGNGGNFAPSLFAGGFLGFFFAMLCTQVGLTDVPVTNLVIVGMAGVMAGVMYAPLTAIFLIAESSSGYDLFIPLMIVSTTSYLMAKWFSPISPELITLAKEGKVFTKAHDSNILLMLRMQDLVEEDIQRIDIDASLRQLIELVKDGQRNIIAVVSQQDKLEGIITLDDIRPIMFSPELYDTVTVKKLMKAPPAVVSLKDNITLVLKKFDEADVWSLPVVQDKKLVGFVSKSRILNKYRLLLQEYSEG